The following are encoded in a window of Mustela nigripes isolate SB6536 chromosome 1, MUSNIG.SB6536, whole genome shotgun sequence genomic DNA:
- the BET1L gene encoding BET1-like protein — MADWARAQSPAAVEEILDRENKRMADSLASKVTRLKSLALDIDRDAEDQNRYLDSMDSDFSSMTGLLTGSVKRFSTMARSGRDNRKLLCGVAAGLIVAFFIFSYLLSRART; from the exons CTCAGAGTCCCGCTGCTGTGGAGGAGATTCTAGACCGGGAGAATAAGCGGATGGCCGACAGCTTGGCGTCCAAGGTCACCAGGCTCAAATCG CTGGCCCTGGACATCGATAGGGATGCGGAAGACCAGAACCGGTACCTGGACAGCATG GACTCGGATTTCTCAAGCATGACAGGGCTGCTCACGGGGAGCGTGAAGCGCTTTTCCACAATGGCGAGGTCTGGGCGAGACAACCGGAAGCTTCTGTGTGGTGTGGCCGCGGGCCTCATCGTGGCCTTCTTCATCTTCTCCTATCTCCTGTCAAGGGCAAGGACTTGA